One Globicephala melas chromosome 17, mGloMel1.2, whole genome shotgun sequence DNA window includes the following coding sequences:
- the LOC115863366 gene encoding vacuolar protein sorting-associated protein 28 homolog isoform X1: MFHGIPATPGMGAPGNKPELYEEVKLYKNAREREKYDNMAELFAVVKTMQALEKAYIKDCVSPNEYTAACSRLLVQYKAAFRQVQGSEISSIDEFCRKFRLDCPLAMERIKEDRPITIKDDKGNLNRCIADVVSLFITVMDKLRLEIRAMDEIQPDLRELMETMHRMSHLPPDFEGRQTVSQWLQTLSGMSASDELDDSQVRQMLFDLESAYNAFNRFLHA, from the exons ATGTTTCACGGGATCCCAGCCACTCCTGGCATGGGAG CCCCTGGAAACAAGCCGGAGCTGTATGAG GAAGTGAAGCTGTATAAGAATGCCCGTGAGCGGGAAAA GTATGACAACATGGCAGAGCTGTTCGCAGTTGTGAAGACGATGCAGGCCCTGGAGAAGGCGTACATCAAGGACTGCGTCAGCCCCAACGA GTACACTGCGGCCTGCTCACGGCTCCTAGTCCAGTACAAAGCTGCCTTCCGGCAGGTACAGGGGTCAGAGATCAGCTCCATCGATGAATTCTGCCGCAAGTTCCGA CTGGACTGCCCCCTTGCCATGGAGAGGATCAAGGAGGACCGGCCCATCACCATCAAGGACGACAAGGGCAACCTGAATCGCTGCATTGCCGATGTGGTCTCG CTCTTCATCACAGTGATGGACAAGCTGCGCCTGGAGATCCGGGCCATGGACGAG ATCCAGCCCGACCTGCGGGAGCTGATGGAGACCATGCACCGCATGAGCCACCTGCCCCCTGATTTCGAGGGCCGCCAGACGGTCAGCCAGTG GCTGCAGACCCTGAGTGGCATGTCAGCCTCAGACGAGCTGGACGACTCCCAGGTGCGCCAGATGCTCTTCGACCTGGAATCAGCCTACAACGCCTTCAACCGCTTCCTGCACGCCTGA
- the LOC115863366 gene encoding vacuolar protein sorting-associated protein 28 homolog isoform X2 — protein sequence MFHGIPATPGMGAPGNKPELYEEVKLYKNAREREKYDNMAELFAVVKTMQALEKAYIKDCVSPNEYTAACSRLLVQYKAAFRQVQGSEISSIDEFCRKFRLFITVMDKLRLEIRAMDEIQPDLRELMETMHRMSHLPPDFEGRQTVSQWLQTLSGMSASDELDDSQVRQMLFDLESAYNAFNRFLHA from the exons ATGTTTCACGGGATCCCAGCCACTCCTGGCATGGGAG CCCCTGGAAACAAGCCGGAGCTGTATGAG GAAGTGAAGCTGTATAAGAATGCCCGTGAGCGGGAAAA GTATGACAACATGGCAGAGCTGTTCGCAGTTGTGAAGACGATGCAGGCCCTGGAGAAGGCGTACATCAAGGACTGCGTCAGCCCCAACGA GTACACTGCGGCCTGCTCACGGCTCCTAGTCCAGTACAAAGCTGCCTTCCGGCAGGTACAGGGGTCAGAGATCAGCTCCATCGATGAATTCTGCCGCAAGTTCCGA CTCTTCATCACAGTGATGGACAAGCTGCGCCTGGAGATCCGGGCCATGGACGAG ATCCAGCCCGACCTGCGGGAGCTGATGGAGACCATGCACCGCATGAGCCACCTGCCCCCTGATTTCGAGGGCCGCCAGACGGTCAGCCAGTG GCTGCAGACCCTGAGTGGCATGTCAGCCTCAGACGAGCTGGACGACTCCCAGGTGCGCCAGATGCTCTTCGACCTGGAATCAGCCTACAACGCCTTCAACCGCTTCCTGCACGCCTGA